From Agelaius phoeniceus isolate bAgePho1 chromosome 19, bAgePho1.hap1, whole genome shotgun sequence, a single genomic window includes:
- the LOC143695508 gene encoding uncharacterized protein LOC143695508: MADSGESEGRRTDSPSDDFGIANGSRYTLGRLGFMMSHYGTEKRSGGRAAPASGALQAAVPGGGRRAEGMASPGRHPWGLCWSLSALAAREVSVNEAALSLLQATDSGGRRSSTAVLKNRCAGEVPDEEKPHDRLCSLQGKDYPPPAKRLTEYVCTLPPLLPLPQNHYNVKAERTLFTSCNL; the protein is encoded by the exons ATGGCAGACTCGGGTGAGAGCGAGGGAAGAAGGACTGACTCCCCCAGCGATGACTTCGGCATCGCTAACGGCAGCCGGTACACGCTGGGAAGGCTGGGCTTTATGATGTCCCACTACGGAACAGAGAAGAGGTCCGGCGGACGTGCTGCTCCAGCTTCAGGGGCCCTCCAAGCGGCGGTTCCGGGAGGAGGGCGGAGGGCggagggaatggcttccccAGGCAGGCACCCGTGGGGACTGTGCTGGTCTCTGTCGGCGCTGGCAGCCCGCGAAGTCTCAGTCAATGAAGCCGCCCTTTCTCTCTTGCAAGCAACAGACTCCGGCGGCAGGCGGAGCTCCACGGCAGTGTTGAAAAACCGCTGCGCAGGAGAGGTCCCAGACGAAGAAAAACCACACGACCGTCTCTGCTCCCTACAGGGCAAGGACTACCCACCCCCAGCTAAGAGACTGACAGAATATGTCTGTACCCTCCCACCGCTTCTCCCACTCCCCCAGAACCATTACAATG TAAAAGCAGAAAGAACACTCTTCACTTCATGCAACCTGTAG
- the CCDC57 gene encoding coiled-coil domain-containing protein 57 isoform X2, whose protein sequence is MAQVLAVFWEKGVLLNETGAPKERARAHTKQRRGCCVRVVRTERGECEEERTRCRFLEANAMRGTEKQEGRQTGAGTASVSEGRSGGGCGPSAAAPWRRVRPRRAPPAAARAACSRERSRAGVRAVRTPVATGLFHRKTARSHGIPLCRRSKQQLSLAAEREWILKQSKMQAELNWQQLCENAECNWYQKSEDPTHSLSSSREEVQADLQKTDYRLHEVKSVLSAFTVEREQTIQASFNHSISPEGEKQIFQYDDESSLYKYIPALEIKKLQEQNASLRAAIAQMRKEMESLDEQMLSSLPQTEGRQLAEQGSLNTNKISTGTTPSNIKVSSTKLDCLVNPDTEEGPEPKVLEENMVNFGQQPADVGTGNGCQYSVKHTLQGMQNKLKEAARKISILSQEKRQLIEMGNRLRAELGMVLKEGVWHPVSSKHCTVCVASGSLLPRELVKRTQCQLSVLKHLQHRLTTQELQCTRQQHPSRFSSLTACSSLKEEEAPSSCGEETELPSSEVWIDFSIENHGPDTFSATKEDTTTEIVQTQLLSQSPSHVQQVQLSSSRMQNFCQILDTGSSHSLLSPRKNTSRGEFEVVHSIKQSEEFWQNVKAKDKLETSAEDLTVRGTRLEVQQKLKSRSLFCAHLLKPKISSSMTKIRNYNIKD, encoded by the exons ATGGCACAAGTACTAGCTGTCTTTTGGGAGAAGGGGGTCTTACTAAACGAGACGGGGGCTCCAAAGGAGCGTGCCCGCGCTCACACGAAGCAGAGAAGAGGCTGCTGCGTGAGAGTAGTGAGGACGGAACGGGGAGAATGCGAGGAGGAGAGAACACGCTGCCGGTTCCTGGAAGCGAATGCAATGCGAGGAACTGAGAAACAGGAGGGGAGGCAGAcgggggctggcactgcctccGTGAGCGAGggccggagcggcggcggctgcggcccCTCAGCGGCGGCGCCATGGCGACGGGTCCGCCCCCGCAgggccccgcccgccgcggccCGAGCGGCCTGCAGCCGGGAGCGGAGCCGTGCGGGGGTTCGTGCCGTCCGGACGCCGGTCGCCACTGGGCTTTTCCATCGGAAGACAGCGCGGTCGCACGGCATCCCGTTGTGCCGCAG GTCTAAACAACAACTGTCTCTGGCAGCTGAGCGAGAATGGATTCTGAAACAGAGTAAAATGCAAGCAGAACTTaactggcagcagctctgtgagaaTGCTGAATGTAATTGGTATCAGAAATCAGAGGATCCAACACACAGCCTATCTTCATCAAGAGAGGAG GTTCAAGCTGATCTACAGAAAACAGACTACAGGTTGCATGAAGTGAAGAGTGTTCTTTCTGCTTTTACTGTTGAGAGAGAACAGACAATACAAGCATCGTTTAATCACAGTATTTCACCTGAAGGGGAGAAACAG ataTTTCAGTATGATGATGAAAGTTCTCTGTATAAATATATCCCtgctttggaaataaaaaagctgCAGGAACAGAATGCCAGCCTTCGGGCTGCTATTGCACAAATGAGGAAAGAAATGGAGAGTCTTGATGAGCAGATGTTGTCTTCTCTTCCTCAAACAGAAGGCAGACAGCTTGCAGAGCAAG GTTCATTAAACACAAACAAAATTTCAACTGGAACCACACCGAGCAACATCAAAGTCAGTTCAACTAAGTTGGATTGTTTAGTAAACCCAGACACAGAAGAG GGGCCAGAACCCAAAGTTCTTGAAGAAAATATGGTCAATTTTGGACAACAGCCAGCTGATGTAGGTACTGGTAATGGTTGTCAATATAGTGTCAAACACACTCTACAAGGAATGCAAAATAAACTCAAGGAAGCAGCAAGAAAAATTTCAATTCTGAGCCAAGAAAAGCGGCAGCTGATTGAAATGGGAAACAGACTCAGGGCAGAACTTGGAATGGTGTTAAAGGAAG GAGTCTGGCATCCTGTTAGCTCTAAACACTGCACAGTTTGTGTTGCCTCTGGTAGTCTTCTTCCAAGAGAACTTGTCAAAAGAACACAGTGTCAGCTATCAGTTCTAAAGCATCTACAGCACAGACTCACAACACAG GAGCTGCAGTGCACAAGGCAACAGCATCCTTCAAGGTTCTCTTCTCTTACTGCCTGCTCTAgcttaaaggaagaagaagctCCAAGCAGCTGTGGAGAAGAAACAGAATTACCATCCAGTGAG GTTTGGATAGATTTCTCTATTGAAAATCATGGGCCAGATACATTCTCAGCAACAAAGGAAGATACAACCACAGAGATTGTTCAAACTCAGCTGCTCAGTCAGAGTCCTAGTCATGTCCAACAGGTTCAGCTTTCTTCATCTAGAATGCAAAATTTCTGTCAAATTTTAGATACGGGATCAAGCCATTCTCTACTCAGTCCTCGAAAGAACACCAGCCGAG GGGAGTTTGAAGTTGTACATTCAATCAAGCAATCTGAAGAATTTTGGCAAAATGTCAAAGCCAAGGATAAACTTGAAACATCAGCTGAAGATTTGACAGTCAGAGGAACAAGGCTGGAAGTTCAGCAGAAGTTAAAATCCAGGAGTTTGTTTTGTGCTCATctattaaaaccaaaaatctcTTCCAGCATGACAAAAATCCGCAATTATAATATTAAAGACTGA
- the CCDC57 gene encoding coiled-coil domain-containing protein 57 isoform X3: protein MAQVLAVFWEKGVLLNETGAPKERARAHTKQRRGCCVRVVRTERGECEEERTRCRFLEANAMRGTEKQEGRQTGAGTASVSEGRSGGGCGPSAAAPWRRVRPRRAPPAAARAACSRERSRAGVRAVRTPVATGLFHRKTARSHGIPLCRRSKQQLSLAAEREWILKQSKMQAELNWQQLCENAECNWYQKSEDPTHSLSSSREELLTSSASPPFLPSQVQADLQKTDYRLHEVKSVLSAFTVEREQTIQASFNHSISPEGEKQIFQYDDESSLYKYIPALEIKKLQEQNASLRAAIAQMRKEMESLDEQMLSSLPQTEGRQLAEQGSLNTNKISTGTTPSNIKVSSTKLDCLVNPDTEEGPEPKVLEENMVNFGQQPADVGTGNGCQYSVKHTLQGMQNKLKEAARKISILSQEKRQLIEMGNRLRAELGMVLKEGVWHPVSSKHCTVCVASGSLLPRELVKRTQCQLSVLKHLQHRLTTQELQCTRQQHPSRFSSLTACSSLKEEEAPSSCGEETELPSSEVWIDFSIENHGPDTFSATKEDTTTEIVQTQLLSQSPSHVQQVQLSSSRMQNFCQILDTGSSHSLLSPRKNTSRGKYTQRSSWAQASSSIPSTSVGNH, encoded by the exons ATGGCACAAGTACTAGCTGTCTTTTGGGAGAAGGGGGTCTTACTAAACGAGACGGGGGCTCCAAAGGAGCGTGCCCGCGCTCACACGAAGCAGAGAAGAGGCTGCTGCGTGAGAGTAGTGAGGACGGAACGGGGAGAATGCGAGGAGGAGAGAACACGCTGCCGGTTCCTGGAAGCGAATGCAATGCGAGGAACTGAGAAACAGGAGGGGAGGCAGAcgggggctggcactgcctccGTGAGCGAGggccggagcggcggcggctgcggcccCTCAGCGGCGGCGCCATGGCGACGGGTCCGCCCCCGCAgggccccgcccgccgcggccCGAGCGGCCTGCAGCCGGGAGCGGAGCCGTGCGGGGGTTCGTGCCGTCCGGACGCCGGTCGCCACTGGGCTTTTCCATCGGAAGACAGCGCGGTCGCACGGCATCCCGTTGTGCCGCAG GTCTAAACAACAACTGTCTCTGGCAGCTGAGCGAGAATGGATTCTGAAACAGAGTAAAATGCAAGCAGAACTTaactggcagcagctctgtgagaaTGCTGAATGTAATTGGTATCAGAAATCAGAGGATCCAACACACAGCCTATCTTCATCAAGAGAGGAG CTACTGAcatcctctgcctcccctccatTCCTTCCGTCCCAGGTTCAAGCTGATCTACAGAAAACAGACTACAGGTTGCATGAAGTGAAGAGTGTTCTTTCTGCTTTTACTGTTGAGAGAGAACAGACAATACAAGCATCGTTTAATCACAGTATTTCACCTGAAGGGGAGAAACAG ataTTTCAGTATGATGATGAAAGTTCTCTGTATAAATATATCCCtgctttggaaataaaaaagctgCAGGAACAGAATGCCAGCCTTCGGGCTGCTATTGCACAAATGAGGAAAGAAATGGAGAGTCTTGATGAGCAGATGTTGTCTTCTCTTCCTCAAACAGAAGGCAGACAGCTTGCAGAGCAAG GTTCATTAAACACAAACAAAATTTCAACTGGAACCACACCGAGCAACATCAAAGTCAGTTCAACTAAGTTGGATTGTTTAGTAAACCCAGACACAGAAGAG GGGCCAGAACCCAAAGTTCTTGAAGAAAATATGGTCAATTTTGGACAACAGCCAGCTGATGTAGGTACTGGTAATGGTTGTCAATATAGTGTCAAACACACTCTACAAGGAATGCAAAATAAACTCAAGGAAGCAGCAAGAAAAATTTCAATTCTGAGCCAAGAAAAGCGGCAGCTGATTGAAATGGGAAACAGACTCAGGGCAGAACTTGGAATGGTGTTAAAGGAAG GAGTCTGGCATCCTGTTAGCTCTAAACACTGCACAGTTTGTGTTGCCTCTGGTAGTCTTCTTCCAAGAGAACTTGTCAAAAGAACACAGTGTCAGCTATCAGTTCTAAAGCATCTACAGCACAGACTCACAACACAG GAGCTGCAGTGCACAAGGCAACAGCATCCTTCAAGGTTCTCTTCTCTTACTGCCTGCTCTAgcttaaaggaagaagaagctCCAAGCAGCTGTGGAGAAGAAACAGAATTACCATCCAGTGAG GTTTGGATAGATTTCTCTATTGAAAATCATGGGCCAGATACATTCTCAGCAACAAAGGAAGATACAACCACAGAGATTGTTCAAACTCAGCTGCTCAGTCAGAGTCCTAGTCATGTCCAACAGGTTCAGCTTTCTTCATCTAGAATGCAAAATTTCTGTCAAATTTTAGATACGGGATCAAGCCATTCTCTACTCAGTCCTCGAAAGAACACCAGCCGAG GAAAATACACCCAACGATCTTCATGGGCTCAAGCATCCTCTTCCATACCTTCTACATCTGTAGGAAACCACTAG
- the CCDC57 gene encoding coiled-coil domain-containing protein 57 isoform X4 translates to MAQVLAVFWEKGVLLNETGAPKERARAHTKQRRGCCVRVVRTERGECEEERTRCRFLEANAMRGTEKQEGRQTGAGTASVSEGRSGGGCGPSAAAPWRRVRPRRAPPAAARAACSRERSRAGVRAVRTPVATGLFHRKTARSHGIPLCRRSKQQLSLAAEREWILKQSKMQAELNWQQLCENAECNWYQKSEDPTHSLSSSREEIFQYDDESSLYKYIPALEIKKLQEQNASLRAAIAQMRKEMESLDEQMLSSLPQTEGRQLAEQGSLNTNKISTGTTPSNIKVSSTKLDCLVNPDTEEGPEPKVLEENMVNFGQQPADVGTGNGCQYSVKHTLQGMQNKLKEAARKISILSQEKRQLIEMGNRLRAELGMVLKEGVWHPVSSKHCTVCVASGSLLPRELVKRTQCQLSVLKHLQHRLTTQELQCTRQQHPSRFSSLTACSSLKEEEAPSSCGEETELPSSEVWIDFSIENHGPDTFSATKEDTTTEIVQTQLLSQSPSHVQQVQLSSSRMQNFCQILDTGSSHSLLSPRKNTSRGEFEVVHSIKQSEEFWQNVKAKDKLETSAEDLTVRGTRLEVQQKLKSRSLFCAHLLKPKISSSMTKIRNYNIKD, encoded by the exons ATGGCACAAGTACTAGCTGTCTTTTGGGAGAAGGGGGTCTTACTAAACGAGACGGGGGCTCCAAAGGAGCGTGCCCGCGCTCACACGAAGCAGAGAAGAGGCTGCTGCGTGAGAGTAGTGAGGACGGAACGGGGAGAATGCGAGGAGGAGAGAACACGCTGCCGGTTCCTGGAAGCGAATGCAATGCGAGGAACTGAGAAACAGGAGGGGAGGCAGAcgggggctggcactgcctccGTGAGCGAGggccggagcggcggcggctgcggcccCTCAGCGGCGGCGCCATGGCGACGGGTCCGCCCCCGCAgggccccgcccgccgcggccCGAGCGGCCTGCAGCCGGGAGCGGAGCCGTGCGGGGGTTCGTGCCGTCCGGACGCCGGTCGCCACTGGGCTTTTCCATCGGAAGACAGCGCGGTCGCACGGCATCCCGTTGTGCCGCAG GTCTAAACAACAACTGTCTCTGGCAGCTGAGCGAGAATGGATTCTGAAACAGAGTAAAATGCAAGCAGAACTTaactggcagcagctctgtgagaaTGCTGAATGTAATTGGTATCAGAAATCAGAGGATCCAACACACAGCCTATCTTCATCAAGAGAGGAG ataTTTCAGTATGATGATGAAAGTTCTCTGTATAAATATATCCCtgctttggaaataaaaaagctgCAGGAACAGAATGCCAGCCTTCGGGCTGCTATTGCACAAATGAGGAAAGAAATGGAGAGTCTTGATGAGCAGATGTTGTCTTCTCTTCCTCAAACAGAAGGCAGACAGCTTGCAGAGCAAG GTTCATTAAACACAAACAAAATTTCAACTGGAACCACACCGAGCAACATCAAAGTCAGTTCAACTAAGTTGGATTGTTTAGTAAACCCAGACACAGAAGAG GGGCCAGAACCCAAAGTTCTTGAAGAAAATATGGTCAATTTTGGACAACAGCCAGCTGATGTAGGTACTGGTAATGGTTGTCAATATAGTGTCAAACACACTCTACAAGGAATGCAAAATAAACTCAAGGAAGCAGCAAGAAAAATTTCAATTCTGAGCCAAGAAAAGCGGCAGCTGATTGAAATGGGAAACAGACTCAGGGCAGAACTTGGAATGGTGTTAAAGGAAG GAGTCTGGCATCCTGTTAGCTCTAAACACTGCACAGTTTGTGTTGCCTCTGGTAGTCTTCTTCCAAGAGAACTTGTCAAAAGAACACAGTGTCAGCTATCAGTTCTAAAGCATCTACAGCACAGACTCACAACACAG GAGCTGCAGTGCACAAGGCAACAGCATCCTTCAAGGTTCTCTTCTCTTACTGCCTGCTCTAgcttaaaggaagaagaagctCCAAGCAGCTGTGGAGAAGAAACAGAATTACCATCCAGTGAG GTTTGGATAGATTTCTCTATTGAAAATCATGGGCCAGATACATTCTCAGCAACAAAGGAAGATACAACCACAGAGATTGTTCAAACTCAGCTGCTCAGTCAGAGTCCTAGTCATGTCCAACAGGTTCAGCTTTCTTCATCTAGAATGCAAAATTTCTGTCAAATTTTAGATACGGGATCAAGCCATTCTCTACTCAGTCCTCGAAAGAACACCAGCCGAG GGGAGTTTGAAGTTGTACATTCAATCAAGCAATCTGAAGAATTTTGGCAAAATGTCAAAGCCAAGGATAAACTTGAAACATCAGCTGAAGATTTGACAGTCAGAGGAACAAGGCTGGAAGTTCAGCAGAAGTTAAAATCCAGGAGTTTGTTTTGTGCTCATctattaaaaccaaaaatctcTTCCAGCATGACAAAAATCCGCAATTATAATATTAAAGACTGA
- the CCDC57 gene encoding coiled-coil domain-containing protein 57 isoform X1 → MAQVLAVFWEKGVLLNETGAPKERARAHTKQRRGCCVRVVRTERGECEEERTRCRFLEANAMRGTEKQEGRQTGAGTASVSEGRSGGGCGPSAAAPWRRVRPRRAPPAAARAACSRERSRAGVRAVRTPVATGLFHRKTARSHGIPLCRRSKQQLSLAAEREWILKQSKMQAELNWQQLCENAECNWYQKSEDPTHSLSSSREELLTSSASPPFLPSQVQADLQKTDYRLHEVKSVLSAFTVEREQTIQASFNHSISPEGEKQIFQYDDESSLYKYIPALEIKKLQEQNASLRAAIAQMRKEMESLDEQMLSSLPQTEGRQLAEQGSLNTNKISTGTTPSNIKVSSTKLDCLVNPDTEEGPEPKVLEENMVNFGQQPADVGTGNGCQYSVKHTLQGMQNKLKEAARKISILSQEKRQLIEMGNRLRAELGMVLKEGVWHPVSSKHCTVCVASGSLLPRELVKRTQCQLSVLKHLQHRLTTQELQCTRQQHPSRFSSLTACSSLKEEEAPSSCGEETELPSSEVWIDFSIENHGPDTFSATKEDTTTEIVQTQLLSQSPSHVQQVQLSSSRMQNFCQILDTGSSHSLLSPRKNTSRGEFEVVHSIKQSEEFWQNVKAKDKLETSAEDLTVRGTRLEVQQKLKSRSLFCAHLLKPKISSSMTKIRNYNIKD, encoded by the exons ATGGCACAAGTACTAGCTGTCTTTTGGGAGAAGGGGGTCTTACTAAACGAGACGGGGGCTCCAAAGGAGCGTGCCCGCGCTCACACGAAGCAGAGAAGAGGCTGCTGCGTGAGAGTAGTGAGGACGGAACGGGGAGAATGCGAGGAGGAGAGAACACGCTGCCGGTTCCTGGAAGCGAATGCAATGCGAGGAACTGAGAAACAGGAGGGGAGGCAGAcgggggctggcactgcctccGTGAGCGAGggccggagcggcggcggctgcggcccCTCAGCGGCGGCGCCATGGCGACGGGTCCGCCCCCGCAgggccccgcccgccgcggccCGAGCGGCCTGCAGCCGGGAGCGGAGCCGTGCGGGGGTTCGTGCCGTCCGGACGCCGGTCGCCACTGGGCTTTTCCATCGGAAGACAGCGCGGTCGCACGGCATCCCGTTGTGCCGCAG GTCTAAACAACAACTGTCTCTGGCAGCTGAGCGAGAATGGATTCTGAAACAGAGTAAAATGCAAGCAGAACTTaactggcagcagctctgtgagaaTGCTGAATGTAATTGGTATCAGAAATCAGAGGATCCAACACACAGCCTATCTTCATCAAGAGAGGAG CTACTGAcatcctctgcctcccctccatTCCTTCCGTCCCAGGTTCAAGCTGATCTACAGAAAACAGACTACAGGTTGCATGAAGTGAAGAGTGTTCTTTCTGCTTTTACTGTTGAGAGAGAACAGACAATACAAGCATCGTTTAATCACAGTATTTCACCTGAAGGGGAGAAACAG ataTTTCAGTATGATGATGAAAGTTCTCTGTATAAATATATCCCtgctttggaaataaaaaagctgCAGGAACAGAATGCCAGCCTTCGGGCTGCTATTGCACAAATGAGGAAAGAAATGGAGAGTCTTGATGAGCAGATGTTGTCTTCTCTTCCTCAAACAGAAGGCAGACAGCTTGCAGAGCAAG GTTCATTAAACACAAACAAAATTTCAACTGGAACCACACCGAGCAACATCAAAGTCAGTTCAACTAAGTTGGATTGTTTAGTAAACCCAGACACAGAAGAG GGGCCAGAACCCAAAGTTCTTGAAGAAAATATGGTCAATTTTGGACAACAGCCAGCTGATGTAGGTACTGGTAATGGTTGTCAATATAGTGTCAAACACACTCTACAAGGAATGCAAAATAAACTCAAGGAAGCAGCAAGAAAAATTTCAATTCTGAGCCAAGAAAAGCGGCAGCTGATTGAAATGGGAAACAGACTCAGGGCAGAACTTGGAATGGTGTTAAAGGAAG GAGTCTGGCATCCTGTTAGCTCTAAACACTGCACAGTTTGTGTTGCCTCTGGTAGTCTTCTTCCAAGAGAACTTGTCAAAAGAACACAGTGTCAGCTATCAGTTCTAAAGCATCTACAGCACAGACTCACAACACAG GAGCTGCAGTGCACAAGGCAACAGCATCCTTCAAGGTTCTCTTCTCTTACTGCCTGCTCTAgcttaaaggaagaagaagctCCAAGCAGCTGTGGAGAAGAAACAGAATTACCATCCAGTGAG GTTTGGATAGATTTCTCTATTGAAAATCATGGGCCAGATACATTCTCAGCAACAAAGGAAGATACAACCACAGAGATTGTTCAAACTCAGCTGCTCAGTCAGAGTCCTAGTCATGTCCAACAGGTTCAGCTTTCTTCATCTAGAATGCAAAATTTCTGTCAAATTTTAGATACGGGATCAAGCCATTCTCTACTCAGTCCTCGAAAGAACACCAGCCGAG GGGAGTTTGAAGTTGTACATTCAATCAAGCAATCTGAAGAATTTTGGCAAAATGTCAAAGCCAAGGATAAACTTGAAACATCAGCTGAAGATTTGACAGTCAGAGGAACAAGGCTGGAAGTTCAGCAGAAGTTAAAATCCAGGAGTTTGTTTTGTGCTCATctattaaaaccaaaaatctcTTCCAGCATGACAAAAATCCGCAATTATAATATTAAAGACTGA